Proteins encoded within one genomic window of Cucumis sativus cultivar 9930 chromosome 3, Cucumber_9930_V3, whole genome shotgun sequence:
- the LOC101210313 gene encoding (-)-germacrene D synthase — protein sequence MSFEDKGSLKDEIPRRVAKYSPPPCAWGDYFISSHSNSMGITKNEEEENMVEKELEKLKEEVIRMLVATTENSLEKLSLIDSIQRLGLSHYFDREINEILNIQNSFNLDDDDGDIYYTALKFRLLRQQGCFVSCEIFNKFTNEEGDFKESAVKGKREIMSLYEASQWRMNGEIILDKALAFTTTKLQEMAMDSTSPFGDEAEYALKWPILKALPRLITKHQISTYDKDPLKINVLLKFAKLDYNATQKLYQKELCEVSRWWKDLKLMKELSFARDRMVESYIWALGVFYEPKYSYGRIILAKIIVLATVLDDVYDIYATFDELELFTNVIERWDMTDIGIEKLPKCMKVLYRTILKVYEEIEKDINKDNIIPYAIHYAKEGMKRQCRVYFEEAKWFHEGYVPTFEEYMKVAIVSTCYYLFVPISFVGMGIAASQEAFEWVESDPMLLKASGIVGRLMNDITSHKYEQKRGHMDSAVECYMKQHEVSEEDAIVELGKEITKAWKDVIEDYIMKSTKLSNAILMRVLNLTRLSDLFYKKEDGYTFVHGDTKHFITSMLIDPIPI from the exons atgtCATTTGAAGATAAAGGTTCACTCAAAGATGAGATCCCTCGTCGAGTTGCAAAGTACTCTCCACCACCATGTGCATGGGGAGATTACTTCATTTCATCCCATTCCAACTCCAtg GGCATAACAAAAAAtgaggaagaggaaaacaTGGTGGAAAAAGAGCTTGAAAAGCTTAAAGAAGAAGTAATAAGAATGTTGGTAGCTACCACGGAAAATTCTCTTGAAAAGTTAAGTTTGATTGATTCAATTCAACGTTTAGGTTTGTCTCACTATTTCGATAgagaaattaatgaaatcCTAAACATTCAAAACTCTTTCAATCTTGATGACGATGATGGAGACATTTACTATACTGCCCTCAAATTTCGATTGCTTCGACAACAAGGTTGCTTTGTTTCCTGTG agatattcaacaaatttacaaatgaAGAGGGAGATTTCAAAGAATCAGCTGTGAAGggaaaaagggaaataatGAGTTTGTATGAAGCATCACAGTGGAGAATGAATGGAGAGATTATATTGGATAAAGCTTTGGCATTTACAACTACTAAGCTTCAAGAAATGGCTATGGATTCAACCTCTCCCTTTGGAGATGAAGCTGAATATGCTTTGAAATGGCCAATCCTTAAAGCTTTGCCAAGGCTTATCACTAAACACCAGATCTCTACCTATGATAAAGACCCATTGAAGATCAATGTTTTGCTCAAGTTTGCAAAGTTGGATTACAATGCTACGCAAAAACTCTACCAAAAAGAACTATGTGAAGTTTCAAG GTGGTGGAAGGATTTGAAGTTGATGAAAGAACTATCTTTTGCAAGAGATAGGATGGTGGAAAGTTACATTTGGGCATTGGGAGTATTTTATGAACCTAAATACTCTTATGGTAGAATAATATTGGCCAAGATTATTGTTCTTGCAACCGTTCTTGATGATGTATACGACATTTATGCTACATTCGATGAGCTTGAACTCTTCACAAATGTAATCGAAAG GTGGGATATGACTGACATTGGCATTGAGAAACTCCCAAAGTGCATGAAAGTACTCTATAGAACTATATTAAAAGTTTACGAGGAGATTGAAAAAGATATCAACAAGGACAACATTATTCCATACGCTATTCACTATGCAAAAGAAGGg ATGAAAAGGCAATGTAGAGTCTATTTTGAAGAAGCCAAATGGTTTCATGAAGGGTATGTGCCTACATTTGAAGAGTACATGAAAGTAGCAATTGTGTCAACTTgttattatctttttgttccaatttcatttgttGGGATGGGAATTGCTGCTTCACAAGAGGCTTTTGAATGGGTTGAGAGTGATCCAATGCTTCTTAAAGCCAGTGGAATAGTTGGGAGGCTCATGAATGACATAACTTCTCACAAG tATGAACAAAAGAGAGGTCATATGGATTCTGCTGTTGAGTGCTACATGAAACAACATGAAGTATCAGAAGAAGATGCCATAGTTgaattaggaaaagaaatcaCAAAAGCATGGAAAGATGTGATAGAAGATTACATTATGAAATCAACAAAGCTTTCAAATGCAATCCTTATGCGTGTGCTGAATCTTACAAGACTCTCTGACTTGTTCTATAAGAAGGAAGATGGTTACACATTTGTTCATGGAGACACCAAACATTTCATTACTTCTATGCTTATAGACCCCATACCAATATGA